A portion of the Chitinispirillales bacterium genome contains these proteins:
- a CDS encoding redox-sensing transcriptional repressor Rex: MIPNASIERLSMIYNLLEQLEIIGDNGEMISHISSGRIGEIIGIPPHTIRKDINFLSDVGRLGKGYPIKGLRTLIAEKLCLTKRKAAIVGLGKIGSAILEHERFFSAGVEIAAGFDSDINRIDIIKTKIPLFASREITEVIQNKNIEIAFLTSSPESAKVCFERLEAGGVKAILNFTPTILASEKIHIRNIDLVLETTILSAMIGLNDNI; encoded by the coding sequence ATGATACCGAATGCGTCAATTGAACGACTGTCGATGATTTACAATTTGCTTGAACAACTTGAAATTATTGGCGATAACGGCGAAATGATTTCTCATATTTCTTCCGGTAGAATCGGAGAAATTATAGGGATACCGCCGCATACGATTCGCAAAGACATAAATTTTTTGAGTGATGTCGGACGGCTTGGAAAAGGATATCCGATTAAAGGCTTGCGAACGCTTATCGCCGAAAAATTATGTTTGACTAAACGGAAAGCGGCTATTGTCGGGCTTGGGAAAATCGGAAGCGCGATTTTGGAACACGAAAGATTTTTTTCCGCTGGCGTCGAGATTGCCGCCGGATTTGATTCTGACATAAACAGAATAGACATAATAAAAACCAAAATTCCGCTTTTTGCGTCGCGGGAAATTACCGAAGTCATACAAAACAAAAATATAGAAATTGCGTTTTTGACTTCGTCGCCCGAATCGGCGAAAGTGTGTTTTGAGCGTTTGGAAGCGGGAGGAGTTAAAGCTATTTTGAATTTTACTCCGACAATTTTAGCGAGTGAAAAAATTCACATTCGCAATATAGATTTGGTTTTAGAAACAACTATTCTTTCGGCTATGATTGGTTTAAACGATAATATATAA
- the serC gene encoding 3-phosphoserine/phosphohydroxythreonine transaminase, whose protein sequence is MARVLNFSAGPSALPLAVLERAAKEMTDYGNTGTSVMEMSHRSKAFEGILEKAKNDLRKLMGIPENYDVLFMQGGASTQFAAVPLNLLGDKDCADYVDTGTWANKALKEAQKYCKVNIVASSKEQTYNHIPELDKSKFNPNAAYFYFTTNNTIYGTKWNKLPEASVPLVTDMSSSILSEPVDVAKYGLIYGGAQKNIGPAGLVVMIIRKDLLEFSKENAKTITPTMLRYDICAENNSMYNTPPTYSIYIAGLVFEHLLNLGGLEEMKKRNEEKAALLYGFLDNSKMFNATVRKQDRSLMNVPFVTGNEELDSKCVKEATAAGLINLKGHRSVGGLRASIYNAIDLDGVKTLVNFLEKFEKANG, encoded by the coding sequence ATGGCAAGAGTGTTAAATTTTTCGGCGGGACCGTCTGCTTTGCCGCTTGCAGTGCTTGAAAGAGCCGCAAAAGAAATGACGGATTATGGGAATACTGGGACTTCGGTTATGGAAATGAGCCATCGTTCTAAAGCGTTTGAAGGGATTCTTGAAAAGGCGAAAAACGATCTGCGCAAACTTATGGGTATTCCGGAAAATTACGATGTTTTGTTTATGCAAGGCGGCGCATCGACGCAATTTGCGGCGGTTCCGCTCAATCTTTTGGGAGACAAAGACTGCGCCGATTACGTCGATACGGGAACTTGGGCGAACAAAGCGCTCAAAGAAGCGCAAAAATATTGCAAAGTAAATATAGTTGCAAGTTCGAAAGAACAAACGTACAACCACATTCCAGAACTTGATAAAAGCAAGTTTAATCCGAACGCGGCGTATTTTTATTTCACAACTAACAACACGATTTACGGAACGAAATGGAATAAACTTCCCGAAGCGAGCGTTCCGTTAGTTACGGATATGTCGTCGAGCATTTTGAGTGAACCGGTCGATGTGGCAAAATACGGACTGATTTATGGCGGTGCGCAAAAAAACATCGGTCCTGCCGGACTTGTCGTTATGATTATACGCAAAGATTTGCTGGAATTCAGTAAAGAAAACGCAAAAACAATTACACCGACTATGCTTCGTTACGATATTTGCGCGGAAAACAACTCAATGTACAATACGCCGCCGACTTATTCCATCTATATCGCCGGATTGGTTTTCGAGCATTTGTTGAATTTAGGCGGATTGGAAGAAATGAAAAAGCGCAATGAAGAAAAGGCGGCGCTGCTTTACGGATTTTTGGACAATTCAAAAATGTTCAATGCAACGGTTCGCAAACAAGACCGTTCGCTTATGAACGTTCCGTTTGTCACGGGCAACGAAGAATTGGATAGCAAATGTGTAAAAGAAGCGACTGCGGCAGGATTGATTAACCTAAAAGGACACAGAAGCGTCGGCGGATTACGCGCTTCGATTTATAACGCGATAGATTTGGATGGCGTTAAGACGCTTGTAAATTTCTTGGAAAAATTTGAAAAAGCAAACGGTTAA